From Candidatus Methanomethylophilaceae archaeon:
GCTCTCCGGGCAGATATGTTATGGAATACATCACGTACGATGTGGTGTATTTCGCGGTGTACGTGGCATCCGCAGTCGCGGCAGATACCTGGGGGTCCCATCCGGCGAACGTGTAGCTGTACACGGAATTCGGAGCTCTGGCCGGCGCCGATCCGGGGTAAGACGGCATCTCGCCGAAAGCGACCGTAGTCGTAGCCAGGACCGCTCCGTTCCAGTTCTTCCAGGTTACCGTGAAGGAGGATTGCTGCGCATAAGCGTTGAATCTCACGCTCTTGGCCGGCATGACGAACATGCCGTTTGATACTGAGACATCCGAAGAAGACCAAGCACTGACTTCGTACCCGTCTTTCACATACGGTGCGCGGACGCTCACGGTCTCGCCGACCCTGTGGGACTCGGAAGCCACTATGGTCCCATCCACAAGATAAGAAACGGAGTAGGACATCGGAGTCCAGAGGGCCACATACTCCGCGTTGCCGGTCACTATCTGGCCGACCGAAGGGGACCAACCGGCGAACGCGTATCCTGTCTCTCCCGTAGCGGTGCCTTCGAATGACGGAATTTCCATGCCGTATCTGCTGGTGTAAGTCTGGCTCTCGAAAGTTCCGTGCTCTCCGGGCAGATATGTTATGGAATACATCACGTACGATGCAGAGAATTTCGCAGTGTACGTGGCATCCGCCGCCGCAGAGGTTATCTCGGGATCCCACCCAGCAAACATGTACGCATAGATTGAGTTGGACGCCCGGGTAGGCTCGGCTCCGGAATATGATGGCGTCTCGCCGGAAGCGACCGTAGTCGTGGCAAGAACCGCTCCGTTCCAGTTCTTCCAGGTTATAGTGAAAGAGGATTGCTGCGCATATGCGTTGAATCTCACGCTCTTGGCCGGCATGACGAACATGCCGTTGGACGCTGAGACATCCGACGTCGACCAGAAGCTGACTTCGTACCCATCTTTCACATATTGAGCGCGGACGCTCACGGTCTCGCCGAAGCGATGGGTCTCCGATGACACCAGAGATCCGTCGACATAATACGACACGGCGTAGTTGTTCGGCGTCCAGAGGGCGGTGTATGTGGCGTTGCCCGTGACAGTCTGCGATACCGAAGGCGACCATCCGGCAAAGCTGTATCCGGCCTCTCCCGCCGGAGTGCCGGAGAACGCCGGAGTCGCATTCCCATACTGGGCGGAATAGGTCTGCGAGGTGAACGTCCCGTGCTCTCCGGGCAGGTATTTGATGGTGTATCCCACGGTCGATGTGGTGAAGACCGCGGTGTATGTGGCGTTGCTGGATGCGACGGTTACGGTTGGGTTCCATCCCGAGAACGTGTAGCTCACGGAAGAGGATGATGCTCTCGTCGGAGTGGGTCCGCTGTATGAGGGCAAAACACCTGAAGCTACAGTATCCGTCGCGAGGGTCGTTCCGTCCCAGTTCTTCCAGGTTATGGTGTAATTCTGCGTTTTCGCCTTGACGGTGACGACGCAAGTCGCCGTGTAGCCTCCATCGTTCGTCTTCGCGGTTATCGTGGTTGTGCCGGCGGAAACCGCGGTCACGATGCCGTTGCTGACGGTGGCGATGGACGTATCAGCGCTGCTCCAGATCACGCTGCGGTCGGAAGCGTTCTGGGGAAGGACAGTCGCATTCAAAGTCAGGGAGCTTCCCTGATCCATCGTCGCCGATGTCTTGTCAAGGGAGATCGAAGTGACATGGGTCTGCTGCCCGCCTACCGTTACTACGCAGGACGCGCTCAGGCTTCCGCATTTGACGGTTATCGTCGCGGTCCCGGCGGAAACCGCGGCCACTATGCCGTTCTCGACGGTGGCCACGGATTTGTTGCTGCTGGTCCATTCCTCTGTCCTGGTCCCGCTGTTGGACGGGGTGAATTCGGTGTCGAGCGCGATGGTCTCGCCGGGCTGCATTGACACGGACGTCCTGTCAAGAGACAGGCTCTGGGCCGGAGATCCATGCCTTATGCAGAACATCCTTCCGCTGTCGTTCACATAGACGATGCTTCCGTCGCTGAGGAAGTGGGGCTGCTGCCCGGTGTACTGCTTGATGGTGACTTCCTTCAGCTCAGTGACCGTGAGCATGTTGGTGCTCAGATTGTGTTCGACGACGAATATGGATGACGAATTGTTGTACGGGACGATGTACGCGCAGGCTTTCCCGGCGTGCCCCGTGGATACGACCATGCTTCCGTGCCCATAGAAGTTGGTGTTGTCGACGGATGCCACCGGCTCCATGCTTTCCATTTCGTATACAGTGAATGTGCCGTCCGAGAACACATAACCGTATCCGCCGTTGACTATCAGCGCGGAGCTGAGGCCGTTGTATTCCCCGTTGGACCTGACCTTGAGGGTGGCGTGGCTGAATCTCCCGTCATCGCTGATCTTCACGGAGGCAACGTTGAAGATCTTCTCTTTGGCGGAGCCTCCCATCAGCTCGCCTTTGTAGGTCGTGAGAGTCGCGTATCCTTCGTTGAGGTCGATGTATCCCTTGTTGATGTAATTGCCTTTGAATTCTGGGATGTAGATCTTATCGATCATAGAGCCGTCGGAGATTTTGCTCGTCTGAAGGAAAACGGATCCGTCGCCGTCGAATCCGGCGGTCATGAGGAATCCTTCGCCGAACAGCAGCTGGGTCCCGCCCTCGTAGGCGGTTATGAAAGATCCGGTGTTCTTCGTCCAGACAGGGCCCTGGACGTTGTATGGGTCTGACGGATTCTTGTCGGCGGCTTCGAAACAGCAGGTCCCTGCGGAAGTCTGCACAAAGAAGTACCCGTCATGATAGAACGTCTTGGCGATGAGGCTGGCCGACAGGGCAAACACCTGGTTCAGATCCGTGTCGAAAACCTTTCCGGAATAGGAGTCCAGGACCAGGCCGTTTCCTACGGTCACATACTCATAGTATCCGCTGAATCTGTCCGTTGTTGTGACGCTTTTCAGAATCCTTCCGTCATCGGCGTCTATCTTCAGCAGGATATTGTCGTTTTTGGCGAAGATATAGTCTCCGATGACCGCGGGGGCGTAGGTCATGCCCTTGAACACCATCCCGCCGACGTTGCTGTTCCCTTCCCCGCAGATCCATGACTGGACGTAGCTGGAAGAGGTCGGGGTATCCGTATCCACCCTGTTGATGAACGAGCCGGTGGCGTAGTATTCTGATGAAGCGTGGGCAGCTGTATCACCCGACACGGTCACGAACATAGATGACGAGGGATAGTCGTAGGCCGTGCCGTTCACGGTCCACGAGACTATTTCGTATCCCATCCTCGCATCGAATACCAGCTCGACGAGGGATCCGGCGGTAACATAGGAGCCGGATGTCAGTTTGGTCGGAGAGCCGTTGACATATGCGTATGCAGTCCCGTTTTCAGCGGAAAGGGTAAGCTTGCATTTCGCCGCCGATTGGGGGGCCCATTTGGCGTATGCTGTCTCGTTCTTGGTAACCGGCCCGAACCCATAGAGCTCGGTAAGGCTTGAGGACGAGTACCATCCTAAGAATGTGTAACCGCTCTTCGTCGGATCCGCTGGCATAGTAGCCGAAGCCCCGGAAAGAACGGTTTGGCTCGCGACCGAAGAGCCTCCGTTGGAGGAGAAGGTCACGGTGTACGACGATTTCGCCGTAATCCCGGACACGGAGATGGAGCTGTTGCGGTAAATCACGAACGAATACACGCTGTATTCGGACGTCTGATAGTCGGGAGAGATCGAAGAGCCGTTGACCTTTACGGAGAACGAGGATGATTTCTGGTATCCCGGGAGGCAGCGGACCTCGAAGATGACTTTCGAACCGTACGGGACATTTTTGCTCTGGGACACCTCCAGCGAATATCCGGTCCCGGCGGAGAAACTCACATCATAAGTGTTCAGCTTGACGCCGGTGATCGAAACCGAAGTCCCATCGGCCACATTGCTGATGACGTACATGCCAGAAACGTCATACGATCCCATTTTGGTCCCCTGGGATGCGGGAGAGATGGTTTTTCCTCCTGAGGTGACAGCAATCTTGGATTCATCGTATCCCTGCGAGAATGACACTCCGAAAGCCATGGAATTTCCGTATGTCTTGATGGAAATCCCCGTGTGCTTGGCGTCATTGGATTCGAAGAGGACGCGTCCGGAAGAGGTGTCTGCATAGTAGCCGGAGAGCGGAAGGCTGCCGCATTTTTCCTCGTCATAATTTCCAGGGGCGAAGTACGCGCGTGCAGTGCCGATGTCCATGGCGTACATATCAAGCGTTGGGCTGCCGCAGATCACGACGGTTTTGAGCTTCTTCGCCGTCATGAGCGCGTAAGATCCTATCTTGTCTACCGAAGACGGGATAGTTATGTCCGCCGCCGTGGAGAGGGTAGCCATCGATTTTGCGGCGATGGTTTCCGTCCCCTCCTTTATCGATATGGAAGCCGAGGAAGGCAGGACGTACAGAAGCTCGGTGCCATAATAGACAGCTTTGTTTGCGTACGAAATCTTGCTGTTGGCGGAGGTCAGGCTCTTCCCGGAACCGACGGAATCAGCGAGCGCCTTGTTGGAGAATCCCACGCAATCCGATCCGGCCTGGATTCCTGAGGAACTCGCTTCCACGATAATCTTTCCGGAACTTCCGTTGGCGGTTTTCACTTCGACGTATTTGTATCCCTGAGAACTGTCGGTCTTCAAGAGATTTTTCACAGGGCTGTCGGCAAAAATAGAGGAGTCTTCGAACGGTATGGACGTATGTACGATGATATTCGTCAGTTTATCGCAATTGCCAAAAGAATTTCCGCCGGCGGCTTTCAGCATCCCATAGGTCTCTATTTCGGTCAGCGCTTTACAGTAATTGAAACAATTTGGGGATATGTATGTGTAAGAGCCTTCAAAAATGACTTTGGCAAGAGATTCACAATAATAGAATGCATTACTGGAAAGACCTTTCGGATCCAGAGATGCGGGAATGACAATTTCTGTGAGACCAGAGTAACTGAATGCATAATCCCCAATTTTCTTTATGTTACCGTTGATCTCAAAGCTTTTCAGCCCTTTACAATTATAGAACATACGATTGGTTATCTCATCGATGGAATCGCAGAAGTTCACCGAAGTCAGCGACGTGCATCCGGAGAACATGTATCCTCCAGGCACGGATTTTTCTCCGAACGTGAAAGACTTCAGAGAAGTGCACCCCTGGAACACTTTTTCGCCGTAAGTTATCGCTCCGTTTGCGGTCACGCTTGTCAGCGACGTGCATCCGTAGAATGCCGAATCACCGATGTATGTGACCGTGTTCGGGATGACGACCGAAGTCAGCGACGTGCATCCAGAGCAAATATTATTTCCAAGGTACGTCGCCAAAGGGCTGAGCTTCAACGAACTCAGAACGGTGTTGTTGGAGAAGGCATAACTCCCTATCCCAGCCACCCCGTCATCCACAGTTATGCTTTTGATTATGGCGTGGTCGAAACCGTAGTCCTGTATCCCGGTGACGGTAGCCGGCACGTATATGCTGTTCAGCTCGACGCCGTAAAACGCCCCGGGGCCTATCCCGCTCACAGATGAGGGTATGGAATACGATCCGATCCCTGCGGGCACATAGACCAGAACCCTATCGATTATGATCGGGGTTTTGATTCCGGTTCCGGCGAACGGCGCCACACCTAGCCCGCATCCTTCCGGAATGCTGAACGAGGTTATCTTGATGCAATTTTGGAACGCATAATTGCCGATGTCGATAAGGCTGCCGAACTTATATGAGTTCAGAGAAGAGCAGCCATTGAATGCCGAAAGGCCTATCGAGGAAGCCGATGTCGCGCTGACACTAGCCAGATTGGTGCAATCCTTGAAGCATTGCGAAGGGATAGAGAGAACCCCGTTCAGAGATGCGGATTTCAGCGACGAGCATCCGGAGAAGCACGAGTTCGGGAGAACCTTCAAGCTGGTTGGCAGCTCGATGGATGTGATCGCGGTATTTTTCGAGAATGAGGTTTTGAGGGCGTTGACAGCGTACGTTTTCCCTCCGTATGATATGGAAGCGGGAATCTTCACGTCCCCTTTCATGGCTTTTATGGATTCAGACGTGACAGAAGCGGAATATTCGCCTCCGCTCTCTTTTATTTCGTATGTTATCCCGCCAACCGTCGCCGTTTCCGCATCGGAATCTTCGGAGATGCCGACGACGGAAACCGTCAGTATCGATATCAGCAGGATGGCCAAAGCAATGCCTGTGGTTTTTGCGTTCATTCTATACCTCCGCGCCCTTTGCAGACATCGAAATCGCGTCAAGCGTGGTCTGGACGAGGTCAGCATTATGCTCCAAGTCCGCTTTATCGATAGTATCTTTTGGAAGGGTATAAAACATGCCATATGAAGGAAGACTTTGCGATATAGAGACCTATCAATCAGACCGAGATTATGGGCTCAACCTGATTTCCAACATCCATATCTTTTGCGATCGACGAAAGATGGCGGATTAAAAATGGCAATTATTCGCAGAATCTCTCTCAGACTGCAACGAAAAGCCGAAGGAGGGCCCTTTGAAAGCCCTCGCTTGATTATTTGGGGGTCAAATCTTATCGTATTGGACACATCATTCAGGATTGGAAATCAATCCAAGGGCTTTAGCCTCTATGGAGTCGGAATACTCCTCTGGCGGGCACAGAATTGCAATCGCTTCCTCGACGGTCATATCATGATTCTTGGCGTAATTGACAATCTGTTTGGCGAACGCGCCAATCATGTACTCCGCCATCTCATTCCTTCCCTCTTTTATGCCTTCTTTTATGCCCTCTTTTATGCCCTCTTCCCTTCCTATGGCTATGCCTTCCATCTTTCCGTCGTAACGGAAGCTCGCTGCAATGTCCATTATAACATCCCCCTCTTTGCCTATCAATGCGTTGACCCTTATTTTATAGTCTTCCCAAAGGCGTTTAGCCCTCTCTTCCCTTCCGATTCCTTTGGCGTACAGCAGATTCAGCCCGCCCAGATCCGTTCCGGGAAGGTCCCCGGCCATCCCCAGGAACAGGAACGTCAGGCGGATCGGGACGCTTGGCTGAGAGATGCCATCGCAGACGGCAGATGCCATCTCCGATTCGAACACGACGTTCCTTAGCTTTGCCGGAGAGTTGAATACCACGATGATCCCGCGGCACTCCGGCAGATCCTCGTATTTATTGTCGATCAGATTGGCGCGTTTGCCTGCATCCAGAAACCGCAATCCGTAGTAAACCATCCTGTTGTACAGGCGCTTCCAGTTCCCTATCCATCCTTGCCCTTCGATAAATACTATGGTCTCCTGGCCATCGCCTGGCATCCTCAGCCGGAATGCGCTGTCGGCATGTGCGGGGCCATTTGGGGAGTAAAGCTCCGCGTTGATCTTCGATGGTTTCCCGGTCGGCGCCAGATACACGCATTTCAGCACATCTCCGTCCGCCATGCCCTCGAACTCCCTGAGGAACCTGAGGTGCATAGCAAGAACGCGCGGATCCTCCAGCGTCAGCTTGTACAGCTGGTCCAAGCGCAGCTCCGAGTCATCCTCCCCGATCATGCTTTGGAGATTTTCAGTCGGAACGGATAAGGCCCGTACGGTGCGCGTACGTTGCGCTAGATCAGTCTCTCCCTCTCCGGCTGAGCTCGGCCTGCGGGATTTTCAATAGAACATTTTTTTAATGGCAGCATGATGACAGGCTCGGATCGTGCCAATCTGTGCCGAACCCCAGCGGAAAGTGACATGATGACCGTCAGACAATATCTTTTGGACAGAATCGCGAACGGAACCATCCACATGGCGCTGATCGATCCAGACAAACAGTCCCCCGAGGAAGCGGGAAAAATCGCCAAGAAAATGAAGGATGCCGGCACCGACGCAATACTGATCGGAGGCTCCACGGGCGTAACCTCCGAGAACCTCTCCGCGACTGCGATGGCGATAAAAAATAGCTCCGGACTCCCCACAATCCATTTCCCCGGAGGACCGGACGAACTCAGCCCGGCAGTGGACGCCATCTTTTACATGAGCATGATGAACAGCGTAGAACTCAACAATGTCATGGGATACCAGGTCTACGCCGCACCGTATATAAAACGTCTCGGGATAGAAGCCATTTCTATGGGATACGTCATCGTCGAGCCCGGAATGAAGGTTGGCGAGGTCGGAAAAGCGAAGGTGATCAAGCGCGACGACCCGAAGAAAGCGGTTGCCTTTGCCATGGCAGCGGAGATGTACGGCATGTCGCTGTTCTATCTTGAAGCCGGATCCGGCGCTGACAAGCCTGTCCCGCCCGAGATGATTGCCGCTGTGAAGGCTTCCACCAACATACCCCTCATAGTCGGAGGAGGAATCAGAACTCCGGAAGCTGCGGAAGCCGCCAGAAAAGCGGGCGCAAACGCAATAGTCACCGGCACGCTTCTGGAGCAGTGCGACAACGACGATATCCTCAGGGCGGTTGTGAAAGCCGCCAAGGGCCTGTGAAAAAATGACATCATATTACGACAGGGATGAAAGGCCGTCCTACAACACCCCCATTTCCCCGAGAGCGCCCATGTGGCTTACGCCCGAGGAGAGGGCCGCCGGAATCAGCCGCGACCTCAAAGTAGCCGCCCGCAGATACGTCTGCCCAAACTGCGGCAACGAATTCAGCCTTTTCCAATCCAGAGCCGTGGCATGCAAGGCTTGCCCGCAGGCCAATCAGAACTGCCCTTACGTAAGATGCCCGTATTGCGACAAGGAATACCCCATAAGGGGATTCGTGGTCCCGGACAGCAAGCAGGACCAAGTCCACATAAACAAATATGCGGACGGGGTCTTCGACGACTGGCAGAACGCCTTCGGAAACAACAGGAAGTGAGAGGGCAACCCCCTTTCTCACCCTTTCCTTATCGCAAGCATATCAGGATGCCTGCTCAACACAGCCGCGACATCTATCGGCCGGGGATACGCGTGGTACATGGCGGATACGTTTCCTTCCGTCGAATCCGATGCGCGGAGAGAGTCGACCGCCCCCTGGCATGCTTCCTTCATCGAGCGGGAACCGTCCAGGAAATCTTTGCATAGCGCTATGGCGTCGGCTATCGCGCGGGTCTGAGACAGATCGAACAAAGCCGCCATAGGCGCGGAAACTTTGAATTCGCCTATCTCGACGGTGCGGA
This genomic window contains:
- a CDS encoding leucine-rich repeat protein, with the protein product MNAKTTGIALAILLISILTVSVVGISEDSDAETATVGGITYEIKESGGEYSASVTSESIKAMKGDVKIPASISYGGKTYAVNALKTSFSKNTAITSIELPTSLKVLPNSCFSGCSSLKSASLNGVLSIPSQCFKDCTNLASVSATSASSIGLSAFNGCSSLNSYKFGSLIDIGNYAFQNCIKITSFSIPEGCGLGVAPFAGTGIKTPIIIDRVLVYVPAGIGSYSIPSSVSGIGPGAFYGVELNSIYVPATVTGIQDYGFDHAIIKSITVDDGVAGIGSYAFSNNTVLSSLKLSPLATYLGNNICSGCTSLTSVVIPNTVTYIGDSAFYGCTSLTSVTANGAITYGEKVFQGCTSLKSFTFGEKSVPGGYMFSGCTSLTSVNFCDSIDEITNRMFYNCKGLKSFEINGNIKKIGDYAFSYSGLTEIVIPASLDPKGLSSNAFYYCESLAKVIFEGSYTYISPNCFNYCKALTEIETYGMLKAAGGNSFGNCDKLTNIIVHTSIPFEDSSIFADSPVKNLLKTDSSQGYKYVEVKTANGSSGKIIVEASSSGIQAGSDCVGFSNKALADSVGSGKSLTSANSKISYANKAVYYGTELLYVLPSSASISIKEGTETIAAKSMATLSTAADITIPSSVDKIGSYALMTAKKLKTVVICGSPTLDMYAMDIGTARAYFAPGNYDEEKCGSLPLSGYYADTSSGRVLFESNDAKHTGISIKTYGNSMAFGVSFSQGYDESKIAVTSGGKTISPASQGTKMGSYDVSGMYVISNVADGTSVSITGVKLNTYDVSFSAGTGYSLEVSQSKNVPYGSKVIFEVRCLPGYQKSSSFSVKVNGSSISPDYQTSEYSVYSFVIYRNSSISVSGITAKSSYTVTFSSNGGSSVASQTVLSGASATMPADPTKSGYTFLGWYSSSSLTELYGFGPVTKNETAYAKWAPQSAAKCKLTLSAENGTAYAYVNGSPTKLTSGSYVTAGSLVELVFDARMGYEIVSWTVNGTAYDYPSSSMFVTVSGDTAAHASSEYYATGSFINRVDTDTPTSSSYVQSWICGEGNSNVGGMVFKGMTYAPAVIGDYIFAKNDNILLKIDADDGRILKSVTTTDRFSGYYEYVTVGNGLVLDSYSGKVFDTDLNQVFALSASLIAKTFYHDGYFFVQTSAGTCCFEAADKNPSDPYNVQGPVWTKNTGSFITAYEGGTQLLFGEGFLMTAGFDGDGSVFLQTSKISDGSMIDKIYIPEFKGNYINKGYIDLNEGYATLTTYKGELMGGSAKEKIFNVASVKISDDGRFSHATLKVRSNGEYNGLSSALIVNGGYGYVFSDGTFTVYEMESMEPVASVDNTNFYGHGSMVVSTGHAGKACAYIVPYNNSSSIFVVEHNLSTNMLTVTELKEVTIKQYTGQQPHFLSDGSIVYVNDSGRMFCIRHGSPAQSLSLDRTSVSMQPGETIALDTEFTPSNSGTRTEEWTSSNKSVATVENGIVAAVSAGTATITVKCGSLSASCVVTVGGQQTHVTSISLDKTSATMDQGSSLTLNATVLPQNASDRSVIWSSADTSIATVSNGIVTAVSAGTTTITAKTNDGGYTATCVVTVKAKTQNYTITWKNWDGTTLATDTVASGVLPSYSGPTPTRASSSSVSYTFSGWNPTVTVASSNATYTAVFTTSTVGYTIKYLPGEHGTFTSQTYSAQYGNATPAFSGTPAGEAGYSFAGWSPSVSQTVTGNATYTALWTPNNYAVSYYVDGSLVSSETHRFGETVSVRAQYVKDGYEVSFWSTSDVSASNGMFVMPAKSVRFNAYAQQSSFTITWKNWNGAVLATTTVASGETPSYSGAEPTRASNSIYAYMFAGWDPEITSAAADATYTAKFSASYVMYSITYLPGEHGTFESQTYTSRYGMEIPSFEGTATGETGYAFAGWSPSVGQIVTGNAEYVALWTPMSYSVSYLVDGTIVASESHRVGETVSVRAPYVKDGYEVSAWSSSDVSVSNGMFVMPAKSVRFNAYAQQSSFTVTWKNWNGAVLATTTVAFGEMPSYPGSAPARAPNSVYSYTFAGWDPQVSAATADATYTAKYTTSYVMYSITYLPGEHGTFESQTYTVRYGVETPAFEGTAAGEEGYSFAGWSPSVGQIVTGNAAYTAQWSANSYTVTYRVDGSRIASETHQIGETVSVRAPYVKDGYNVTPWTTSDATVSSGKFVMPAKNVVFNAYTQQTSFTITWKNWDGSVLETDTVAYGSVPTYSGASPTRAATAEYSYRFAGWTPDVLVATEDATYAATFDAIKRTYSVRYLPGEHGTFQAQTYSVEYGKATPAFVGVPSCEAGYEFAGWSPSVKATVTGNIAYVAIWASKEYAVTYALDGAAVFTENHLPGETVSVRPAYQKAGYSVSDWATSDVAVSNGKFVMPAKDVSFAAISTELESAFAIGGVEYTIASGQTVEVTGYGVGLQKDVVIPATVSHNGVDYDVVGIATKAFMGSAIESLWVEEGVSIDAKAFADCKGLRKAFISSESIGGWAFLGCASLEELSLPNAKSIGASAFSGCSGLKSVSFSENLTTLGKNAFYGVSFTDASGKSLSPTASNLAGKTFSGSAGKLSEFGDGMEFKADGLIFSVISAADMTASVIGYEGSPVSISLPDAVQFNGMALSVVSVGDKAFYGCSSLISADLGSSKEIGLKAFASCSSLKSVTLSAETIGGYAFMGCSSLSGADLSAASSIGVSAFSGCSGLKSVSFSENLTTLGKNAFYGITFVGADGKAIAQTAGNLAGRTFSGSAGKLSEFGDGTEFMADGLIFSVLSAVDMTASVKGYEGSPASLSLPETVKFNGKSLRVVSVGDKAFYGCSSLVSIDLPYVSSIGMKAFANCANLASMSLSADSIGGWAFYGCPKVGYASFSESLSSIGKDALRSLSFADAKGNSIKATAENLAGQRFVGSDGKLELVSDGHSFMLDGLQYTITSEEDNLLSVTGYSGAPIAIAIPDGISYAGESYSVDSIGSSAFYGCSALKSADLGSVREIGLKAFAKCSSLKSVTLSADIIGGYAFMGCSSLSGADLSAASSIGVSAFSGCSGLNSVSFSESLNALGKNAFYGISFVGADGKAISQTAGNLAGKTFSGSGGVLAEI
- a CDS encoding geranylgeranylglyceryl/heptaprenylglyceryl phosphate synthase: MMTVRQYLLDRIANGTIHMALIDPDKQSPEEAGKIAKKMKDAGTDAILIGGSTGVTSENLSATAMAIKNSSGLPTIHFPGGPDELSPAVDAIFYMSMMNSVELNNVMGYQVYAAPYIKRLGIEAISMGYVIVEPGMKVGEVGKAKVIKRDDPKKAVAFAMAAEMYGMSLFYLEAGSGADKPVPPEMIAAVKASTNIPLIVGGGIRTPEAAEAARKAGANAIVTGTLLEQCDNDDILRAVVKAAKGL